The following are encoded together in the Xanthomonas sacchari genome:
- a CDS encoding TonB-dependent receptor domain-containing protein yields the protein MKKSRSASNLPARSLLCCALATCLFATMPAMAQSSSATLRGQVAAAQAGTEVTVTNIATGSVRRAPIAANGNYTVVGLPPGTYKVEANGVTKTVTLQVASSSTVDLDAGTTAAGGNATTLDTVTVSAPLLKDVKTSEVGNVVSLHQIQQLPQATRNFLEFADTVPGMVFQIDGNGNTKLRGGASNASAGNLYIDGVGQKSYVKGGGIAGQSDTQGNPFPQLAIGEYKVITSNYKAEYGQISGAAITAATKSGTNEFHGEAFYRYTDQDLRDKRPDEANGKIDSQTKEYGFALGGPIIQDRMHFFVAYEGKENVVPKSVQADNTAQPYVGLLPSNLSSQFGAANMPFTEDLYFGKIDFEPTDRDRIELSGQYRDETQTGNVGGTSTPEHGTNKINKDKRANIRWQHSADNWFNELIVGTEDSENNPNPKSIGNGIVYKYLAPRAGSTDVDEYTFLETGSAGGLNVQRKSQKGWFLQNDLTFTSFQWHGEHTIKMGVSYKDIKLTSQDAAALNPQFSYSVDSSGVAATPYRVDYVAPYNTPGQKATVESPSKQYGIYIQDDWAATDKLMINVGVRWDYEDSPAYTDFVTSQAFVNALYSDDPANPGHPWADRLLPSGVNAADYISTGRNRKNFKDGWAPRLGFSYDFFGDESAVLHGGAGRSYDRNLFEQLALETSKAALSPVAVYFQNPATGQCYRSDRVCTAWDPRYLNGVDQLNTIPGVSGSAELFMFNNHLKTPYSDQYSIGITNQVGDWQTDVTFQRVLSYDGFAMSLINRYPDGSYFQNGSAPWGQPVPGYQNTIIGMNGLEQRSSQVLLSADKPYTKESGWGLTLSYTHTSARQNRNIDEPYAFDKATIHDYPFVKSDAVSAHRFVASGSIDGPWGLTFGAKVVLATPEPINTIACYGHTDADGATCQQVAAVPPGSGKFLVGGKIWGYRTVDFQATKDFTVYNDFKLTARVNLLNAFNFKNYSSYSYNDFGSDGRFDPNITINKTGDIMYVPRTVTFEIGAKF from the coding sequence GTCACCGTCACCAACATCGCTACCGGCTCGGTACGCCGCGCGCCGATCGCCGCCAACGGCAACTACACCGTGGTCGGCCTGCCGCCGGGCACCTACAAGGTCGAGGCCAACGGCGTCACCAAGACGGTGACCCTGCAGGTGGCGTCCTCGTCCACCGTCGATCTCGATGCCGGGACCACGGCCGCCGGCGGCAACGCGACCACCCTGGACACCGTCACCGTCAGCGCGCCGCTGCTGAAGGACGTCAAGACCTCGGAAGTGGGCAACGTGGTGTCGCTGCACCAGATCCAGCAGTTGCCGCAGGCGACGCGCAACTTCCTGGAGTTCGCCGACACCGTGCCGGGCATGGTGTTCCAGATCGACGGTAACGGAAACACCAAGCTGCGCGGCGGTGCGTCCAACGCCAGCGCCGGCAACCTGTACATCGACGGCGTCGGCCAGAAGAGCTACGTCAAGGGCGGCGGCATCGCCGGCCAGAGCGATACTCAGGGTAACCCGTTCCCGCAGCTGGCGATCGGCGAGTACAAGGTCATCACCTCCAACTACAAGGCCGAGTACGGCCAGATCAGCGGTGCAGCGATCACCGCGGCCACCAAGTCCGGCACCAACGAGTTCCACGGCGAGGCCTTCTACCGTTACACCGACCAGGATCTGCGCGACAAGCGTCCGGACGAAGCGAACGGCAAGATCGATTCGCAGACCAAGGAATACGGCTTCGCCCTGGGCGGCCCGATCATCCAGGACCGCATGCACTTCTTCGTCGCCTACGAAGGCAAGGAGAACGTGGTGCCGAAGAGCGTGCAGGCGGACAACACCGCGCAGCCGTACGTCGGCCTGCTGCCGTCCAACCTGTCGAGCCAGTTCGGTGCGGCCAACATGCCGTTCACCGAAGACCTGTACTTCGGCAAGATCGATTTCGAACCGACCGACCGCGATCGCATCGAACTGAGCGGCCAGTATCGCGACGAGACCCAGACCGGCAACGTCGGCGGCACCAGCACGCCGGAACACGGCACCAACAAGATCAACAAGGACAAGCGCGCCAACATCCGTTGGCAGCACAGCGCCGACAACTGGTTCAACGAGTTGATCGTCGGCACCGAGGACTCGGAGAACAACCCGAATCCGAAGAGCATCGGCAACGGCATCGTCTACAAGTATCTGGCGCCCCGCGCCGGCTCCACCGACGTGGACGAATACACCTTCCTGGAAACCGGCTCCGCCGGCGGCCTGAACGTGCAGCGCAAGAGCCAGAAGGGTTGGTTCCTGCAGAACGACCTGACCTTCACCAGCTTCCAGTGGCACGGTGAGCACACCATCAAGATGGGCGTCAGCTACAAGGACATCAAGCTGACCTCGCAGGATGCGGCGGCGCTCAACCCGCAGTTCAGCTATTCGGTCGACAGCAGCGGCGTCGCCGCCACGCCGTACCGCGTGGACTACGTTGCGCCGTACAACACCCCGGGCCAGAAGGCCACGGTGGAGTCGCCGTCCAAGCAGTACGGCATCTACATCCAGGACGACTGGGCGGCGACCGACAAGCTGATGATCAACGTCGGCGTGCGTTGGGACTACGAGGACAGCCCGGCCTACACGGACTTCGTCACCTCGCAGGCCTTCGTCAACGCGCTGTACTCCGACGATCCGGCCAACCCGGGCCATCCCTGGGCCGATCGCCTGCTGCCGAGCGGTGTCAATGCTGCCGACTACATCAGCACCGGCCGCAACCGCAAGAACTTCAAGGATGGCTGGGCGCCGCGCCTGGGCTTCTCCTACGACTTCTTCGGCGACGAGAGTGCGGTGCTGCACGGCGGTGCGGGCCGTTCCTACGATCGCAACCTGTTCGAACAGCTGGCGCTGGAAACCAGCAAGGCCGCGCTGTCGCCGGTCGCGGTGTACTTCCAGAACCCGGCCACCGGCCAGTGCTACCGCAGCGACCGCGTCTGCACCGCGTGGGATCCGCGCTACCTCAATGGCGTGGACCAGTTGAACACCATCCCCGGCGTCAGTGGCAGCGCCGAACTGTTCATGTTCAACAACCACCTGAAGACGCCGTACAGCGACCAGTACAGCATCGGCATCACCAACCAGGTCGGCGACTGGCAGACCGACGTGACCTTCCAGCGCGTGCTCAGCTACGACGGTTTCGCGATGTCGCTGATCAACCGCTACCCGGATGGTTCCTACTTCCAGAACGGCAGCGCCCCCTGGGGCCAGCCGGTGCCGGGCTACCAGAACACGATCATCGGCATGAACGGCCTGGAGCAGCGCAGCAGCCAGGTGTTGCTGTCGGCCGACAAGCCCTACACCAAGGAATCGGGCTGGGGCCTGACCCTGTCCTACACCCACACCAGCGCGCGTCAGAACCGCAACATCGACGAGCCGTACGCGTTCGACAAGGCGACCATCCACGACTATCCGTTCGTGAAGTCCGATGCGGTGTCGGCGCACCGCTTCGTCGCCTCCGGCTCGATCGACGGCCCGTGGGGCCTGACCTTCGGTGCCAAGGTAGTGCTGGCGACGCCGGAGCCGATCAACACCATCGCCTGCTATGGCCACACCGATGCGGACGGCGCGACCTGCCAGCAGGTGGCGGCAGTACCGCCGGGCAGCGGCAAATTCCTGGTCGGCGGCAAGATCTGGGGCTACCGCACGGTCGACTTCCAGGCGACCAAGGATTTCACCGTGTACAACGACTTCAAGTTGACGGCGCGCGTGAACCTGCTCAATGCCTTCAACTTCAAGAACTACTCGTCGTACTCGTACAACGATTTCGGCTCCGATGGTCGCTTCGATCCGAACATCACCATCAACAAGACCGGCGACATCATGTACGTGCCGCGCACCGTGACCTTCGAGATCGGCGCCAAGTTCTGA
- a CDS encoding tryptophan halogenase family protein produces the protein MIAAPLRNLVIVGGGTAGWMAAAALARVLGPDYRITLIESEQIGIVGVGEATVPHIKAFNNLLGINEAEFVRHTQGSFKLGIEFADWQRPGTSYVHGFGTEIGHPLGLLPFQQYWFKQALAGKAKPLGAYTLNTVAAKRDRFMTSATDVPPNSPLANIAYAYHFDAALYAGFLRRYAEQRGVTRREGIVEEVQLHPESGDVRAVRLASGEAIAGDLFIDCSGFRGLLIEQALHTGYHDFSHWLPCDRALAVPCAKVGPPTPYTRATARAAGWQWRIPLQHRTGNGYVYCSAHISDDEAAATLLANLDGPALADPRPLRFVTGRRKQVWNRNVIALGLASGFMEPLESTSIHLVQSGISKLLELFPREGISPVLVRRYNERIAFEFDRIRDFLLLHYHATERDDSAFWRHCRTMPITPELQETLDLFRDSGRFYRNGDEMFAEISWVQVMVGQGILPRAYHPLVDQVPQADLERFMASVEQTIGHCADAMPPHQAFIDRYCAARPA, from the coding sequence ATGATCGCCGCTCCTCTCCGCAACCTGGTCATCGTCGGCGGCGGCACCGCCGGTTGGATGGCCGCTGCCGCGCTGGCGCGTGTGCTGGGTCCCGACTACCGCATCACCTTGATCGAGTCCGAGCAGATCGGCATCGTCGGCGTCGGCGAGGCCACCGTGCCGCACATCAAGGCCTTCAACAACCTGCTCGGCATCAACGAGGCCGAGTTCGTGCGCCACACCCAGGGCAGCTTCAAGCTCGGCATCGAGTTCGCCGACTGGCAGCGCCCGGGCACCTCCTACGTGCACGGCTTCGGCACCGAGATCGGGCATCCGCTCGGGCTGCTGCCGTTCCAGCAGTACTGGTTCAAGCAGGCGCTGGCCGGCAAGGCGAAGCCGCTGGGTGCCTATACGCTCAACACCGTCGCCGCCAAGCGCGACCGCTTCATGACCTCAGCCACCGACGTGCCGCCGAACTCGCCGCTGGCCAACATCGCCTACGCCTACCATTTCGATGCGGCGTTGTATGCGGGCTTCCTGCGCCGCTACGCCGAACAGCGCGGGGTGACCCGGCGCGAGGGCATCGTCGAGGAGGTGCAATTGCATCCGGAATCGGGCGACGTACGCGCGGTGCGCCTGGCGTCCGGCGAGGCGATCGCCGGCGACCTGTTCATCGATTGCTCCGGTTTCCGCGGGCTGCTGATCGAGCAGGCGCTGCACACCGGCTACCACGATTTCAGCCACTGGCTGCCGTGCGATCGCGCGCTGGCGGTGCCCTGCGCCAAGGTCGGCCCGCCCACGCCGTACACCCGCGCCACCGCGCGCGCGGCCGGCTGGCAGTGGCGTATTCCGCTGCAGCACCGCACCGGCAACGGCTACGTGTACTGCAGCGCGCACATCAGCGACGACGAGGCCGCCGCCACGTTGCTGGCCAACCTCGACGGCCCGGCCCTGGCCGATCCGCGCCCGCTGCGTTTCGTCACCGGGCGCCGCAAGCAGGTGTGGAACCGCAACGTGATCGCGCTGGGCCTGGCCAGCGGCTTCATGGAGCCGCTGGAATCGACCAGCATCCACCTGGTCCAGTCCGGCATCTCCAAGCTGCTGGAGCTGTTCCCGCGCGAGGGCATCAGCCCGGTGCTGGTGCGGCGTTACAACGAGCGCATCGCGTTCGAGTTCGACCGCATCCGCGACTTCCTGCTGCTGCACTACCACGCCACCGAGCGCGACGACAGCGCGTTCTGGCGGCACTGCCGCACCATGCCGATCACGCCGGAACTGCAGGAGACGCTGGACCTGTTCCGCGACAGCGGCCGCTTCTACCGCAACGGCGACGAGATGTTCGCCGAGATCAGCTGGGTGCAGGTGATGGTCGGGCAGGGCATCCTGCCGCGCGCCTACCACCCGCTGGTGGACCAGGTGCCGCAGGCCGATCTGGAGCGCTTCATGGCCAGCGTCGAGCAGACCATCGGCCATTGCGCCGACGCGATGCCGCCGCACCAGGCCTTCATCGACCGCTACTGCGCGGCCCGGCCCGCCTGA
- the pyrF gene encoding orotidine-5'-phosphate decarboxylase has product MSRAPLALAPHERLIFALDVPGRSEALEWIERLGDAVAFYKIGMELLASGEYFDVLDTLAGRGKRVFVDLKFFDIPATVGGVIRRLSQWPVDYCTIHGWHPAMMQAAAEANGSDMRLLAVTVLTSMGRADLASMGIDRAPQDVVVERALAAQAAGIDGVIASGQEAAPIRRATGAGFSIVCPGIRPGGPVGDDQQRTVSVAQAFADGADAIVVGRPIRQAADPRAAAEAIQREIAATLAGGAALLF; this is encoded by the coding sequence GTGAGCCGCGCGCCGCTGGCGCTGGCGCCGCACGAGCGCCTGATCTTCGCCCTCGACGTGCCCGGGCGCAGCGAGGCGCTGGAGTGGATCGAGCGGCTCGGCGATGCGGTGGCGTTCTACAAGATCGGCATGGAACTGCTGGCTTCCGGCGAGTACTTCGACGTGCTGGACACGCTGGCCGGGCGCGGCAAGCGCGTGTTCGTGGACCTGAAGTTCTTCGACATCCCGGCCACGGTGGGCGGGGTGATCCGGCGGCTGTCGCAGTGGCCGGTGGACTACTGCACCATCCACGGCTGGCACCCGGCGATGATGCAGGCCGCGGCCGAGGCCAACGGCAGCGACATGCGCCTGCTGGCGGTGACCGTGCTGACCTCGATGGGCCGCGCCGACCTGGCGTCGATGGGCATCGACCGCGCACCGCAAGACGTGGTGGTGGAGCGCGCGCTGGCCGCGCAGGCGGCCGGCATCGACGGCGTGATCGCCTCCGGCCAGGAAGCGGCGCCGATCCGCCGCGCCACCGGCGCCGGCTTCTCCATCGTCTGCCCCGGCATCCGCCCCGGCGGGCCGGTCGGCGACGACCAGCAGCGCACCGTGAGCGTGGCCCAAGCCTTTGCCGACGGCGCCGATGCGATCGTGGTCGGCCGGCCGATCCGCCAGGCCGCCGATCCGCGTGCGGCGGCCGAGGCGATCCAGCGGGAGATCGCGGCGACGCTGGCTGGCGGCGCTGCGCTTTTATTTTAA
- a CDS encoding 5'-nucleotidase, lipoprotein e(P4) family, translated as MTPIARTALACAVLALSACKPQAQVADPAAKPAATATAASTASAAAPGAADDNLNAVLWMQRSAEYQALAEQTYRAAADRLDAALKEPNWDALVPEERGNAATGLKPAVVMDVDETVLDNSPYQARLIRNGKEYDEVTWDQWVAEKKAKPIPGVVDFAKAATAKGITVLYVTNRAVHLTDATLANLRSAGLPVADNSVLLGLGTVVKDCEQNGSEKNCRRKLVGQQYRVLMQFGDQLGDFTQVVANTPEGRAQLLQQYHDWFGERWWMLPNPSYGSWEPALFNNDFTQSRAARHQAKVQALELAQ; from the coding sequence ATGACGCCGATCGCCCGCACCGCACTGGCCTGCGCCGTGCTCGCCCTGTCCGCCTGCAAGCCGCAGGCGCAGGTCGCCGACCCCGCCGCCAAGCCGGCTGCCACCGCCACTGCCGCGTCGACCGCCTCCGCCGCCGCCCCGGGCGCCGCCGACGACAACCTCAACGCGGTGCTGTGGATGCAGCGCTCGGCCGAGTACCAGGCCCTGGCCGAGCAGACCTATCGCGCCGCCGCCGACCGCCTGGATGCGGCGCTGAAGGAACCGAACTGGGACGCGCTGGTGCCGGAGGAACGCGGCAACGCCGCCACCGGGTTGAAGCCGGCGGTGGTGATGGACGTGGACGAGACGGTGCTGGACAACTCGCCCTACCAGGCGCGGCTGATCCGCAACGGCAAGGAGTACGACGAGGTCACCTGGGACCAGTGGGTCGCCGAGAAGAAGGCCAAGCCGATTCCTGGCGTGGTCGATTTCGCCAAGGCCGCCACCGCCAAGGGCATCACCGTGCTGTACGTGACCAACCGCGCCGTGCACCTGACCGACGCGACCCTGGCCAACCTGCGCAGCGCCGGCCTGCCGGTGGCCGACAACAGCGTGCTGCTGGGCCTGGGCACGGTGGTCAAGGATTGCGAGCAGAACGGCTCGGAGAAGAACTGCCGGCGCAAGCTGGTCGGCCAGCAGTACCGCGTGCTGATGCAGTTCGGCGACCAGCTCGGCGACTTCACGCAGGTGGTGGCCAACACCCCGGAAGGCCGCGCGCAGCTGCTGCAGCAGTATCACGACTGGTTCGGCGAGCGCTGGTGGATGCTGCCCAACCCCAGCTACGGGTCCTGGGAACCGGCGCTGTTCAACAACGACTTCACCCAGTCGCGCGCCGCCCGCCACCAGGCCAAGGTGCAGGCGCTGGAGCTGGCGCAGTGA